From a region of the Xylanibacillus composti genome:
- the cysT gene encoding sulfate ABC transporter permease subunit CysT: MSLSLVKVLMRTILIGYLLVLIVLPISAVYMKGFSEGWGAFLEDVQDGVAVKAVWLTIKLSAVTALIQAVVGTLVAYTLVRYTFPGKRILNSLVDLPFALPTAVSGVILLTMFSPNSVLGSALADVGIELLYNHYAIVIGMTFVTFPFVVRAIQPLLEQLDQAEEEASSILGAGRWMTFHKVVFPAILPGILSGSMLALSRALAEFGVIALISGNLPERTLVASVYIFAEIETFNPVGASVISIVLLTLSFLILWWAHFIQRRKERYA; the protein is encoded by the coding sequence ATGTCATTGTCATTAGTCAAGGTGTTAATGAGAACGATCTTGATCGGTTATTTGCTCGTTCTGATCGTTCTGCCTATTAGCGCGGTCTACATGAAAGGCTTCTCTGAAGGTTGGGGCGCATTCCTGGAAGATGTTCAAGACGGGGTTGCGGTGAAGGCGGTATGGTTGACGATCAAGCTTAGTGCCGTTACCGCCTTAATCCAAGCCGTTGTGGGGACCCTTGTTGCGTATACGTTAGTCCGTTACACATTTCCGGGAAAAAGAATACTGAACAGTCTGGTAGATCTCCCGTTTGCTTTGCCGACGGCTGTCTCTGGCGTCATTCTCTTAACGATGTTTAGTCCGAACAGCGTGCTCGGTTCGGCGCTGGCGGATGTCGGCATTGAGCTGCTTTATAATCACTATGCGATTGTGATCGGCATGACTTTCGTAACATTTCCGTTTGTCGTCCGCGCGATTCAACCGCTGCTGGAGCAATTGGATCAGGCAGAGGAAGAAGCCAGCTCCATTCTGGGAGCCGGACGCTGGATGACGTTCCACAAAGTCGTGTTTCCGGCCATACTTCCGGGCATTCTCTCGGGGAGCATGCTGGCGTTGTCACGGGCCTTGGCGGAATTCGGCGTCATAGCGCTCATTTCCGGAAATTTGCCGGAGCGGACATTGGTAGCCTCCGTGTACATTTTTGCAGAAATTGAAACCTTTAATCCGGTAGGAGCTTCTGTCATATCCATCGTGCTCCTAACGCTTTCCTTCCTGATTTTATGGTGGGCGCATTTCATCCAGAGAAGGAAGGAGCGATACGCATGA
- a CDS encoding glycoside hydrolase family 5 protein — MGQHDFKSGVNLGGWISQYRAYSMEHFDTFITEQDVAQIAKWGMDHIRLPVDYPVIMHDGAEGAEGWNEEGLSYIDKCLDWATKYGLGVVLDLHKAPGYSFGTLDKNNLFTDVRMQERFCQIWQMFANRYRSEGEYLQFELLNEVVDQDSTRWNRLAHRAIAAIRGADHGRAIIYGGNYYNSIDELKEIELVPNDDRIIYTFHMYKPILFTHQKAPWVPVLHAYNQTVEYPGEAVGIQEFIDSNPDIRDNHMKEYIPEYMDKSLMEKYLQPAADFIAQTGKPLYCGEYGVINRTPADSRNRWHKDVTDLFKQMNIGSAVWSYKEMSFGLVDASGQVVDEELVRILTSKQ, encoded by the coding sequence ATGGGACAGCATGACTTCAAATCAGGCGTGAATTTGGGCGGTTGGATTTCGCAATACCGGGCATACAGCATGGAGCATTTCGACACGTTCATTACGGAACAAGATGTCGCGCAGATTGCCAAATGGGGAATGGACCATATCCGCTTGCCGGTCGATTATCCCGTAATTATGCATGACGGCGCAGAAGGTGCAGAGGGATGGAACGAGGAAGGTTTGTCCTATATCGACAAGTGCCTGGATTGGGCAACCAAGTACGGACTTGGCGTGGTACTGGATCTGCATAAAGCGCCGGGCTACAGCTTTGGGACACTGGACAAGAATAACCTGTTTACCGATGTTCGCATGCAGGAACGGTTTTGTCAAATCTGGCAGATGTTCGCCAACCGCTATAGATCGGAAGGGGAATACCTGCAGTTCGAGCTGCTCAATGAAGTCGTAGATCAGGACAGCACCAGATGGAATCGTCTCGCTCACCGAGCAATCGCAGCAATCCGGGGAGCCGATCATGGCCGTGCCATTATTTATGGCGGAAACTACTATAACTCTATTGACGAGCTGAAGGAAATCGAACTTGTCCCGAATGATGATCGGATTATTTATACTTTCCATATGTACAAGCCGATTTTGTTCACCCATCAGAAAGCGCCATGGGTTCCTGTATTGCATGCTTACAACCAGACAGTGGAGTACCCGGGAGAGGCCGTGGGCATTCAAGAATTTATAGACAGCAATCCCGATATTCGGGACAATCACATGAAGGAATACATTCCGGAATATATGGACAAGTCGCTGATGGAGAAATATTTGCAGCCGGCCGCAGACTTTATTGCACAAACAGGCAAGCCGCTGTATTGCGGTGAATACGGTGTCATTAACCGAACGCCTGCTGATAGCCGCAACCGTTGGCACAAAGATGTAACCGATCTGTTCAAGCAGATGAACATCGGCAGCGCGGTTTGGTCCTATAAAGAAATGAGCTTCGGACTGGTAGACGCTTCAGGCCAAGTAGTGGACGAGGAACTGGTGCGCATTCTTACCTCCAAGCAATAG
- a CDS encoding GerAB/ArcD/ProY family transporter, with protein MVREKLHPLHIAILTYMVQSGVMVFVLPRLTAENYGRNGWLSIVIFSAAATLSIFLISLVFRLGKETSILHIAESLVWKPLLIPVYLVLVSLLAFTGCMVGKEFILIFQMIAFPTTNPMIFKGVFDILALLLLLKGIYNISKAATVFFFLTIWMMALLLFYLGEFEWARLTPFLFRGDTSYVHGGVEIFTAFLGFEICMFLAPYAERVRSLFKAVYIGNLLTTVVYLSVAIVAYGFFSFGQLVETRYPVLDLLAYIELPFIERMENFLFTFFLLLILISSVMYFWMAEEILNHLAPRIQRKWLSVFVVFGSFCFSYFPSLIREVEMWLRWLAYAELVLVFIIPVLLIGLLLIRRWRKGENYAA; from the coding sequence ATGGTTCGTGAAAAGCTGCACCCTCTGCATATTGCCATTCTGACATATATGGTACAGTCGGGAGTCATGGTGTTTGTTCTGCCGCGGCTGACGGCCGAAAATTACGGGAGAAACGGGTGGCTGTCGATTGTCATCTTCTCCGCTGCGGCTACGTTGAGCATTTTCCTTATCAGCCTTGTCTTTCGGCTTGGGAAAGAGACTTCCATTCTCCATATCGCCGAGTCGCTCGTTTGGAAGCCGCTCCTGATTCCCGTTTATCTGGTTCTTGTCAGCTTGCTTGCTTTCACAGGCTGTATGGTAGGCAAGGAGTTTATCCTGATCTTTCAAATGATCGCCTTTCCTACGACGAATCCCATGATTTTTAAGGGCGTCTTCGATATTTTGGCCTTGCTGCTGCTCCTGAAAGGCATATACAACATATCGAAGGCAGCCACGGTCTTCTTTTTTCTGACCATTTGGATGATGGCGCTCCTGCTTTTTTACCTTGGAGAGTTCGAATGGGCCAGGCTCACACCGTTCTTGTTCCGCGGGGACACGTCCTACGTTCATGGGGGAGTTGAAATCTTTACGGCATTTCTTGGTTTCGAGATCTGCATGTTTCTCGCCCCCTATGCCGAACGTGTCCGCTCCTTGTTCAAGGCTGTCTATATCGGAAATCTGCTTACTACGGTCGTATATTTGAGCGTCGCCATAGTCGCTTACGGCTTTTTCAGCTTTGGGCAGTTAGTGGAAACGAGATACCCGGTGCTTGATCTGCTTGCTTATATTGAGTTGCCCTTTATCGAACGAATGGAAAACTTCCTGTTCACGTTCTTTCTGCTGCTCATTCTCATATCGTCGGTCATGTACTTTTGGATGGCTGAAGAGATCTTAAATCATCTTGCCCCGCGCATTCAGAGAAAATGGCTGAGCGTGTTTGTAGTTTTCGGAAGCTTCTGCTTTTCGTACTTTCCCAGCTTGATCAGAGAGGTTGAAATGTGGCTGCGATGGCTTGCCTATGCGGAATTGGTGCTTGTATTTATCATTCCGGTTCTGCTCATTGGCTTGCTTCTTATTCGCCGATGGAGAAAGGGGGAGAATTATGCTGCGTAA
- a CDS encoding sulfate ABC transporter permease, which produces MRKLTIGATWSIFAVLILLPLGYVMFAAFSEGWSGFYEAITRPEAKHAFKISFIIVVISTVLNVVVGVFLALELVRGRWLARWLKPVMNAIVDLPFAVSPVIGGLMIILLFGPETILGAFFDSLGYKIVFALPGMVMATLFVTFPFVVREIVPVLQEIGTEAEEASAMLGASSTRTFWRITFPAIKWAVVYGAVLTIARSLGEFGAVLVVSGNIMNETQTATTLVYQDADNFNLVGANAIALVLGLISVMILLFLEWLKHRREVLIHGHSG; this is translated from the coding sequence ATGAGAAAACTTACGATCGGAGCGACTTGGTCGATCTTTGCCGTTCTTATTTTATTGCCGCTCGGCTATGTGATGTTTGCCGCCTTCTCCGAAGGATGGAGCGGTTTTTACGAGGCGATCACGCGGCCCGAGGCGAAGCATGCATTCAAAATTTCATTCATCATCGTAGTCATTTCCACAGTCTTGAACGTCGTAGTGGGAGTCTTCCTGGCTTTGGAGCTCGTCAGAGGAAGGTGGCTGGCAAGATGGCTGAAGCCTGTTATGAACGCCATTGTTGATCTGCCCTTTGCCGTTTCTCCCGTTATAGGCGGTTTGATGATTATTTTGCTGTTTGGCCCGGAAACGATACTGGGCGCTTTTTTCGATAGTCTTGGCTACAAGATTGTGTTCGCGCTTCCCGGGATGGTCATGGCAACGCTATTCGTCACATTTCCGTTCGTCGTTCGGGAGATTGTCCCCGTGCTGCAGGAAATCGGCACCGAGGCTGAGGAAGCATCCGCTATGTTGGGCGCATCTTCGACTCGCACCTTTTGGCGCATCACGTTTCCGGCAATAAAATGGGCGGTAGTTTACGGTGCGGTGTTGACAATTGCCAGATCGTTGGGCGAGTTTGGCGCAGTGCTTGTCGTATCGGGAAATATTATGAATGAAACCCAGACAGCCACTACGTTGGTGTATCAGGATGCAGACAATTTCAATTTGGTTGGCGCCAATGCCATTGCTCTGGTGCTAGGCCTCATCTCAGTCATGATTTTATTGTTCCTGGAATGGCTGAAGCATAGAAGGGAAGTGTTGATTCATGGACATTCAGGTTAG
- a CDS encoding Ger(x)C family spore germination protein — MLRKRISWLLGIIVLAGCSTSDQRILEELGFTHTTSYDLISQEEGASEDEKLKITISIPKADPDAEDKREVLTATGRTSKEARIQLSKMTNRTLVSGQLRNILYGSELARAGIWEHIDTLIRDPSIGQRVKITLVDGSAHDLLAKEYPDHPITGVYIAQMLDKEAKYQTVPDTNLYHFVRDYFDDGIDPVAPVMKDHGDHVDISGIGLFQDDRYVTKIATQQTMIFALLRGGFKQGEISIQLDDGSEGREFVFFSSLSSKRKVKVLNPKPPFSVEIHVTARASVLEYIGDLKPSEVPDQEKLERKISDYLQQEAQKMVEMMQKHQVDSLGIGKDIRNHMSFKEWSELDWREAYAQMEIRCNVQAEIKDYGKFQ, encoded by the coding sequence ATGCTGCGTAAGCGCATCAGCTGGCTGTTGGGGATAATTGTGCTTGCCGGGTGCAGCACGAGCGACCAGCGCATTTTGGAGGAACTGGGGTTCACGCATACGACCAGCTATGATCTGATCAGTCAGGAAGAGGGAGCAAGCGAGGATGAAAAACTGAAAATTACAATTTCTATCCCGAAGGCTGATCCGGATGCCGAAGACAAACGCGAGGTTCTCACCGCCACTGGAAGAACGAGCAAGGAAGCCCGAATCCAGTTGTCCAAAATGACCAACCGCACTTTGGTCAGCGGTCAGCTGCGGAACATCTTGTATGGATCGGAGTTGGCCCGAGCCGGGATCTGGGAGCATATCGATACGTTGATCCGCGACCCGTCGATTGGCCAGCGCGTCAAGATAACGCTTGTAGATGGGTCTGCGCATGACTTGCTCGCGAAAGAATATCCCGATCACCCGATCACAGGCGTCTATATTGCCCAAATGCTGGATAAAGAAGCGAAATACCAGACCGTACCTGACACCAACCTGTACCATTTTGTCCGGGATTATTTCGATGACGGCATCGATCCGGTCGCCCCTGTTATGAAGGATCATGGGGATCATGTGGACATATCCGGCATCGGCTTGTTTCAAGACGATCGATATGTGACGAAGATTGCGACTCAGCAGACTATGATCTTTGCTTTATTGCGAGGGGGATTCAAGCAAGGGGAAATCAGTATTCAATTAGACGATGGATCGGAAGGCCGTGAGTTTGTCTTCTTCAGTTCGCTAAGCAGCAAGCGCAAAGTTAAAGTGTTGAATCCGAAGCCTCCGTTTTCAGTGGAAATACACGTCACTGCCAGAGCGTCCGTTCTGGAGTATATTGGCGATTTGAAACCGAGCGAAGTGCCGGATCAGGAAAAGCTGGAACGAAAAATCTCGGACTATCTTCAGCAGGAAGCACAGAAAATGGTGGAAATGATGCAGAAGCATCAAGTGGACAGCCTGGGCATCGGGAAGGATATCCGGAATCATATGAGCTTCAAGGAGTGGTCCGAATTGGACTGGCGCGAGGCCTATGCCCAGATGGAAATACGCTGCAATGTGCAAGCCGAGATCAAGGACTACGGCAAGTTTCAATAG
- a CDS encoding cupin domain-containing protein, with protein MYSPYIYPYPYVYPRPYYWHPYHAYPYWNPYFPYGYRGAEENENVNFAPPSHREHELKDYGPHPLVINIEEATMKNQTFRTALWTGKHLQVTLMSINPGEDIGLEIHPKTDQFLRIESGRGLVQMGREKVRLDFQQPISDNDAIMVPSGTWHNVTNTGHTPLKLYSIYAPPQHPRGTVHETKAIAMAAEGGA; from the coding sequence ATGTACAGCCCGTATATATATCCTTATCCGTATGTTTATCCAAGACCTTACTATTGGCATCCCTACCACGCTTACCCATATTGGAACCCCTATTTCCCTTATGGGTACCGGGGCGCTGAGGAGAATGAGAATGTGAACTTCGCCCCTCCTTCACACCGTGAGCATGAGCTCAAGGATTACGGTCCCCATCCGCTCGTGATCAATATCGAGGAAGCAACGATGAAGAACCAGACATTCCGTACAGCCTTATGGACAGGGAAGCATCTCCAAGTGACCTTGATGAGCATCAATCCCGGAGAAGACATTGGATTGGAAATTCACCCCAAGACCGATCAATTTCTGCGTATAGAGTCGGGCCGGGGGCTAGTGCAAATGGGGAGAGAAAAGGTACGGCTTGATTTCCAACAACCTATTTCCGATAACGACGCGATTATGGTTCCTTCGGGAACCTGGCACAATGTAACGAACACCGGACATACGCCGTTGAAGCTTTATTCCATCTATGCGCCTCCCCAGCATCCCCGTGGAACTGTTCATGAGACGAAAGCGATCGCCATGGCCGCGGAAGGGGGTGCATAG
- a CDS encoding GAF domain-containing protein, translated as MMQLVNHPISQALERLRTLAASDFTGLALLESHQKARWRYAAGNRSERYKQMLLKPGSGPAGVAFRIGKPVLWDDRAPSLSGLRADCPLITAEQLHSAVAVPISTGHGIKAVLLAARRSPHPYTVQEVEIIENVSKQLLLFIEP; from the coding sequence ATGATGCAGCTCGTCAACCACCCCATATCGCAAGCATTGGAGCGTTTGCGTACATTGGCCGCCAGCGATTTCACCGGGCTTGCCTTGCTGGAATCTCATCAGAAGGCGCGCTGGCGCTACGCTGCAGGCAATCGGAGCGAGCGTTACAAGCAAATGCTGCTAAAGCCCGGCTCCGGTCCCGCAGGCGTCGCATTCCGCATCGGCAAGCCCGTCTTATGGGACGATCGCGCTCCCTCCCTTTCAGGCTTGCGGGCTGACTGCCCGCTGATTACAGCCGAGCAGCTTCACAGCGCAGTAGCTGTCCCGATTAGTACAGGGCATGGAATCAAGGCTGTTCTGCTGGCGGCAAGACGAAGCCCGCACCCCTACACCGTGCAGGAAGTCGAAATCATAGAGAACGTATCCAAACAACTGCTCTTGTTCATAGAACCGTGA
- a CDS encoding alpha/beta hydrolase family protein, which produces MEKQVTIQSEMHPLAATLHYPTRAKDSESCLRYPAVVICHGFVGSRIGVNRLFVKTARALASRGYLVARFDYSGCGESEGEYGSSRFEDFVSQTRHVLDYVCDMDCVDIRRITLLGHSLGGAIALFTAVQDRRVSKLALWSAVGHPFRDIVQITGIETYDHAVKEGEADYLGYSFQGRFFASLSEHQPFKIANQFQGDVLLIHGTSDEVIPTDYAFLYQKLFWMRNGWECEKEIIFQADHTYSTGEHAMQAIDKTADWLEGMERKKEEWNGWMI; this is translated from the coding sequence ATGGAAAAACAGGTGACGATTCAAAGCGAAATGCATCCATTAGCCGCTACGCTTCACTATCCGACACGTGCCAAGGACAGCGAGTCCTGTTTGCGGTATCCGGCTGTAGTCATCTGTCACGGGTTCGTCGGCAGCCGCATAGGAGTGAATAGATTGTTTGTCAAAACGGCCAGAGCGCTTGCCAGTCGGGGATATTTGGTTGCAAGGTTCGATTACTCCGGATGCGGGGAAAGCGAAGGGGAGTACGGCTCTTCGCGGTTCGAGGACTTTGTCAGCCAAACCCGGCATGTCCTGGACTATGTTTGTGATATGGATTGCGTGGACATTAGACGCATTACCTTGCTTGGACATAGTTTGGGCGGAGCCATTGCCTTGTTCACCGCCGTGCAAGACAGAAGGGTCAGCAAGCTGGCGTTATGGTCAGCTGTCGGCCATCCGTTCCGGGATATTGTTCAAATAACAGGAATAGAGACTTACGATCATGCTGTGAAGGAAGGTGAAGCCGACTATCTTGGCTATTCGTTCCAGGGACGATTTTTTGCTTCCTTGAGCGAGCATCAGCCATTCAAGATCGCCAATCAATTCCAGGGAGATGTTCTGCTTATTCACGGAACAAGCGATGAGGTGATCCCGACAGACTACGCATTTCTTTACCAGAAGCTGTTCTGGATGAGAAACGGCTGGGAATGCGAGAAGGAAATTATTTTTCAAGCGGATCATACTTATTCAACCGGCGAACATGCCATGCAAGCCATTGACAAAACCGCAGATTGGCTGGAGGGAATGGAAAGGAAAAAAGAAGAATGGAACGGGTGGATGATTTAG
- a CDS encoding YezD family protein, which translates to MEKSSEKEKEIIHYIQQSLSDIQYGSIHIVIHEGRIVQIERTEKLRMDSK; encoded by the coding sequence ATGGAAAAATCTTCAGAGAAAGAAAAAGAAATCATCCACTATATTCAGCAGAGCTTGTCGGACATTCAATACGGTTCCATTCATATCGTCATTCATGAAGGAAGAATCGTTCAAATTGAACGTACGGAAAAGCTTCGGATGGACAGCAAATGA
- a CDS encoding Crp/Fnr family transcriptional regulator → MALATNNLGIARFLSDDNMEMLRGIMYTKQAEKGTYLYWEGDSADKLYYIIKGRVRLTKTMDTGKSFTLYLYQDGDLFGQLDPFQDSLHDFSAEVIEDSRIGMIQRKDLEVLLWQHGDLAIQFMKWMGLTHRVTQSKFRDLMMFGKTGALCSLLIRLSNTYGVPQEGSEIWIDLKINNTEMAEMIGTARESVNRILTDLRKADVIDYVDGHLVIKDLSYLRDVCHCEQCPMEVCRM, encoded by the coding sequence ATGGCATTGGCGACGAACAACCTGGGCATTGCACGGTTCTTGTCCGATGACAATATGGAAATGCTGCGCGGGATTATGTATACCAAGCAAGCGGAAAAAGGAACGTACCTGTACTGGGAAGGGGACTCGGCTGACAAGCTGTATTACATCATCAAGGGACGGGTTCGTCTGACCAAGACGATGGATACCGGCAAGTCGTTCACGCTGTATTTGTACCAGGACGGCGATTTGTTCGGCCAGCTCGATCCGTTCCAGGATTCCTTGCACGATTTCAGCGCAGAAGTAATCGAGGACAGCAGGATCGGGATGATCCAGCGCAAGGATTTGGAAGTGCTGCTGTGGCAGCACGGCGATTTGGCCATCCAATTTATGAAATGGATGGGCTTGACCCATCGGGTAACCCAGTCAAAGTTTCGTGATTTGATGATGTTCGGCAAGACCGGTGCGCTCTGCTCGCTGTTGATTCGGCTCAGCAATACGTACGGTGTACCCCAGGAAGGCTCGGAGATCTGGATTGATCTCAAGATCAACAATACGGAAATGGCCGAAATGATCGGCACCGCAAGAGAAAGCGTCAACCGGATATTGACCGATTTGCGAAAAGCCGATGTGATCGACTATGTCGATGGCCATCTCGTGATTAAAGATTTGTCATATTTGCGCGATGTGTGCCATTGCGAGCAATGTCCGATGGAGGTATGCCGCATGTAG
- a CDS encoding spore germination protein has translation MIKKLLLRKEQQHELQQGDSAPSPPTLAHVLQEFEQCSDLKHRFFPDIHIDVLYFDHMVSGEDVGREILQPLRSLSVQEVSAYMRRSPFKRIDEAKRLIKGILDGQTALFWKDQAYLADTNGPQFRSVQQSETETVITGPHDSFIENIQTNLSLIRSRIKSSHLKVIPCEVGEITKTTVYILFIQDIANRELVHKLVRRIESVEMDGLTDTNMLIQYIDEHPNSVFPQFLTTERPDAAVSRLLSGRIVGIVDGSPSAFSAPTNFFEFFSSPDDYYQRWMLGTALRFLRFLAFIITVTFTAFYVSVTTYHYEMIPAALLTNLAESRYRVPFPPIYEALLMEITIELLREAGARLPTKIGQTIGIVGGIVIGQAAVQAGLTSNVLIIAVASSAIASFVIPSYVMSASIRLIRFGLIVLAGMWGNMGLMFGVAYIVIHLSGLSNLGVSYLSPLAPMNVSDWKDVFIRAPYWLMRKRSTSVKSPNPTRNRMKQ, from the coding sequence ATGATCAAAAAACTGCTTCTGCGTAAGGAACAACAGCACGAGCTGCAGCAGGGCGACAGTGCGCCGTCTCCGCCGACATTGGCTCATGTCTTGCAGGAATTTGAGCAATGTTCAGATTTGAAGCATCGCTTCTTCCCGGACATTCACATCGATGTGCTTTACTTTGACCATATGGTCAGCGGCGAGGATGTGGGCAGGGAGATCTTGCAGCCATTAAGAAGTTTGTCCGTGCAGGAAGTTTCCGCTTATATGCGTCGTTCCCCCTTTAAAAGAATAGACGAAGCCAAACGACTGATTAAGGGAATCTTGGATGGTCAAACAGCACTGTTCTGGAAGGACCAGGCCTATCTGGCTGATACAAATGGCCCCCAGTTCCGCTCCGTGCAGCAATCCGAAACCGAAACGGTGATTACAGGACCGCATGATTCATTCATTGAAAACATTCAGACGAACCTGTCGCTCATTCGCAGCAGAATCAAAAGCTCGCATTTGAAGGTCATTCCATGCGAAGTGGGCGAGATTACAAAAACAACAGTGTATATTCTGTTTATTCAGGATATCGCCAATCGCGAGCTGGTCCATAAACTCGTCCGTCGCATCGAGTCCGTTGAGATGGACGGACTAACCGATACGAACATGCTGATTCAATACATCGATGAGCATCCGAATTCCGTATTTCCGCAGTTTTTGACAACAGAGCGCCCCGATGCGGCGGTGTCCAGGCTGCTGTCCGGAAGAATTGTGGGGATCGTGGACGGAAGCCCGTCGGCGTTCAGCGCGCCGACTAATTTCTTTGAATTTTTCTCTTCTCCTGACGACTATTATCAGCGCTGGATGCTTGGAACGGCACTCCGGTTTTTGCGGTTCCTGGCGTTCATCATCACTGTGACATTTACAGCTTTCTACGTTTCTGTGACTACGTATCACTATGAGATGATTCCGGCTGCGCTGCTGACCAATTTGGCGGAATCCCGGTATCGGGTGCCCTTCCCGCCAATTTATGAGGCGCTGCTGATGGAAATCACCATTGAGCTCCTGCGCGAGGCGGGAGCCAGGCTGCCTACCAAGATCGGCCAGACAATTGGCATTGTCGGCGGTATTGTCATCGGCCAAGCTGCAGTCCAGGCCGGTTTAACCAGCAATGTCTTAATAATCGCTGTAGCCTCTTCAGCAATTGCTTCCTTCGTCATTCCCAGTTATGTGATGAGTGCTTCGATTCGCCTGATTCGATTTGGCTTAATCGTTCTGGCAGGAATGTGGGGGAATATGGGCTTGATGTTCGGTGTCGCGTACATCGTCATTCACTTAAGCGGTTTAAGCAATTTGGGCGTATCTTACTTAAGTCCTTTGGCGCCCATGAATGTGTCTGATTGGAAGGATGTCTTTATTCGCGCGCCATATTGGCTGATGCGCAAGCGGTCAACGAGCGTCAAGTCGCCCAATCCGACCCGAAATCGAATGAAACAATAA
- a CDS encoding sulfate/molybdate ABC transporter ATP-binding protein: MDIQVRGLHKHFGSFHAIRGVSFDIQKGKLVGFLGPSGGGKTSILRMIAGLENPSSGDIYLGGQLANHVPVQKRKIGFVFQHYALFKHMSVYDNVAYGLKVQKKSREEIDERVTYLLKLVGLSGTEKKYPHQLSGGQKQRVAFARALAPQPELLLLDEPFAAIDAKIRKELRSWLRELINEIGITSIFVTHDQDEAIEVADEILVIQQGLLEQQGTPYEVYSKPQSAFVARFIGESNSLPEAPAWKPFPELQHYAEQGRWKRGTSVYIRPEAIEVRRADTEAVRSAGIQGEVRHVHFRGTAWYLEVEVEGARLMAYQDIGQQVFQVGDKVNVLIHRLLVFAPEENTVLDNRLLNDPMPVYI; this comes from the coding sequence ATGGACATTCAGGTTAGAGGGCTGCATAAGCATTTTGGCAGTTTTCACGCCATTCGGGGGGTCAGCTTTGACATACAGAAGGGAAAGCTAGTTGGCTTTCTTGGACCGAGCGGGGGAGGCAAGACGTCCATTCTTCGCATGATTGCGGGCTTGGAGAATCCCTCTTCGGGCGATATTTATTTGGGCGGACAATTGGCGAATCATGTTCCCGTCCAGAAGAGGAAAATCGGTTTTGTCTTTCAGCATTATGCCTTGTTCAAGCATATGAGCGTTTACGACAATGTCGCTTATGGTCTGAAGGTGCAGAAGAAGAGCAGGGAAGAAATTGATGAGCGCGTCACGTATTTGCTCAAGCTAGTAGGGCTGAGCGGGACGGAGAAGAAGTATCCTCACCAGTTATCCGGCGGGCAGAAGCAGCGTGTTGCATTTGCGAGAGCATTGGCTCCACAGCCGGAGCTGCTTCTGCTTGATGAGCCCTTTGCCGCCATTGACGCCAAGATTCGCAAGGAGCTGCGCAGCTGGCTGCGGGAGCTGATCAATGAAATCGGGATCACAAGCATCTTCGTCACGCATGATCAGGATGAAGCGATAGAGGTTGCCGATGAAATCCTCGTCATTCAACAAGGTCTTCTGGAGCAGCAGGGGACGCCTTACGAAGTATACAGCAAGCCCCAGTCCGCATTTGTCGCCCGCTTTATCGGAGAATCCAATTCTTTGCCGGAGGCGCCGGCATGGAAGCCGTTTCCCGAATTGCAGCATTACGCCGAGCAAGGCCGATGGAAGCGGGGAACGTCCGTGTACATTCGTCCCGAAGCAATCGAAGTGCGTCGCGCGGATACAGAAGCAGTCCGGTCCGCCGGTATTCAGGGCGAGGTGCGCCACGTTCATTTCCGCGGAACCGCTTGGTATTTGGAGGTAGAGGTCGAAGGCGCTAGATTGATGGCTTATCAGGATATCGGGCAGCAGGTGTTTCAGGTAGGCGACAAGGTGAATGTGCTCATCCATCGGCTGCTGGTGTTTGCGCCTGAGGAAAATACGGTATTGGACAATCGCTTGTTGAATGATCCGATGCCTGTTTATATATAA